In a genomic window of Candidatus Reconcilbacillus cellulovorans:
- a CDS encoding ribosomal protein L11 methyltransferase: MLSLRRRLDRKSGRLRGQADGDRVHAADVQSFCRGGIIFLKWLELAIRTSEEAAEAVVHWLGERGAAGVAEESASLYRKRNATAGEWAERELPADLWEGESVIRAYFPEHAEGQTAEALVADVRDFLQRLPTETGLDAGAASVSARIVDEEDWAEAWKRYFRPVRVSERLTVKPTWETYSSEPGEIVIELDPGMAFGTGTHATTQLCLRAMERRVVPGDHVIDVGTGSGVLAVAAAKLGAARVLALDCDPVATASAAANVRLNGLDGRVFVLESDLLSIIEGGEDADRLPVKPPVQGIVANLLAELVVRLAPQAYRALAGGGYFIASGVIAAKADETAAALERVGFRLVQSEELDGWVALVTEKPVAEKRGTSAPATQAGRQNAAPS; the protein is encoded by the coding sequence GTGCTTTCGCTTCGGCGCCGATTGGATCGAAAGAGCGGTCGCCTCCGCGGTCAGGCCGACGGCGATCGCGTGCACGCTGCTGATGTGCAGTCGTTTTGCCGAGGAGGAATCATTTTCTTGAAATGGCTTGAACTTGCGATTCGAACTTCCGAAGAAGCCGCCGAGGCGGTCGTACACTGGCTAGGCGAACGCGGAGCCGCCGGTGTGGCGGAAGAATCCGCATCGTTGTATCGCAAACGTAACGCAACGGCAGGTGAGTGGGCGGAGCGGGAACTTCCGGCCGACCTGTGGGAAGGCGAATCGGTAATCCGCGCCTATTTTCCAGAACATGCGGAGGGACAGACGGCGGAGGCTCTCGTTGCGGACGTGCGCGATTTTCTTCAGAGGCTTCCGACTGAAACGGGGCTCGACGCGGGCGCGGCTTCGGTGTCGGCAAGGATAGTCGATGAGGAAGATTGGGCGGAGGCGTGGAAACGGTATTTCCGTCCGGTGCGGGTATCGGAGCGGCTGACGGTGAAACCGACTTGGGAAACATACTCCTCTGAGCCCGGCGAGATCGTGATTGAGCTCGATCCCGGCATGGCGTTCGGCACGGGGACGCACGCGACGACGCAGCTGTGTTTGCGGGCAATGGAGCGGCGGGTCGTTCCCGGCGATCATGTCATCGACGTCGGCACCGGTTCGGGCGTGCTGGCCGTGGCGGCGGCGAAACTCGGCGCGGCGCGGGTGCTGGCCCTTGACTGCGATCCGGTCGCGACGGCGAGCGCGGCGGCCAACGTGCGCCTGAACGGGCTGGACGGCCGTGTGTTCGTTCTGGAAAGCGATCTCTTATCTATCATCGAAGGGGGCGAAGATGCCGATCGGCTGCCGGTAAAACCGCCCGTACAAGGCATCGTCGCCAACCTGCTGGCGGAGCTGGTCGTGCGGCTGGCCCCGCAGGCATACCGGGCGCTTGCGGGAGGCGGATATTTCATCGCGTCGGGCGTCATCGCCGCGAAGGCGGACGAGACGGCGGCCGCGCTGGAGCGCGTCGGGTTCCGCCTGGTGCAGTCGGAAGAATTGGACGGATGGGTCGCGCTCGTCACGGAAAAGCCTGTTGCGGAAAAACGGGGAACGTCCGCGCCCGCGACGCAGGCCGGCCGACAGAATGCGGCGCCGTCATAA
- a CDS encoding Crp/Fnr family transcriptional regulator → MLMTWWRNDYRAAIVAALLRIYLGWLWLEAGWHKIAGSEPFDATGFIKRAIDNPVTDRATGEIIYPTYTAFLKHIALPNVDLINILVPYGEVLVGIGLIVGGLTTAAAFFGLLMNFMFLFAGTVSTNPWFVLIGALVLVAGANAGRYGLDRYLRKLYAKWRAGAGRPGGVANGDGVRERTVG, encoded by the coding sequence ATGTTGATGACATGGTGGAGAAACGATTACCGGGCCGCAATCGTGGCCGCCTTACTTCGCATTTATCTCGGCTGGCTCTGGCTGGAGGCGGGCTGGCATAAAATCGCGGGCAGCGAGCCGTTCGACGCAACGGGGTTCATCAAACGGGCGATCGACAATCCGGTGACCGACCGGGCGACCGGCGAAATCATCTATCCGACGTACACCGCATTTCTGAAACATATCGCGCTGCCGAACGTCGACCTGATCAACATTCTCGTTCCGTACGGGGAAGTGCTCGTCGGCATCGGGCTCATCGTCGGCGGGCTGACGACGGCGGCGGCGTTTTTCGGGCTGCTGATGAACTTCATGTTCCTGTTCGCCGGCACGGTATCGACCAACCCGTGGTTCGTGCTGATCGGCGCGCTGGTGCTCGTCGCGGGCGCCAACGCGGGGCGCTACGGACTCGACCGGTATTTGCGCAAGCTGTACGCGAAATGGCGCGCGGGTGCAGGTCGTCCCGGCGGCGTCGCAAACGGAGACGGGGTTCGGGAGCGGACCGTCGGGTAA
- a CDS encoding site-2 protease family protein: MDYISRWLPFPFEHLPFVLLVFAIAFTLHEFAHAYLAYRFGDDTAYRQGRVTLNPLAHFDVLGTILLLIAGFGWAKPVPVMRSKFRYPRLMGVVVSAAGPLSNLLLAFVGVAAETVLLSTAALEQAPRLAQAAVHTFLMYFIGLNGFLFFFNLLPFPPLDGYRIVEDVVPRHVRARLSQYEQWGVFVFLLLVFIPPLNRLVIGRLFDWNTEVIDWFRSLMSVWQG, from the coding sequence ATGGATTACATCAGCCGCTGGCTGCCGTTTCCGTTCGAGCATTTGCCGTTCGTGTTGCTCGTCTTCGCGATCGCGTTCACGCTGCACGAGTTCGCTCATGCGTACCTGGCCTACCGGTTCGGCGACGACACGGCTTACCGGCAGGGACGGGTGACGCTCAACCCGCTGGCGCATTTCGACGTGCTGGGCACGATCCTCTTGTTGATCGCCGGGTTCGGCTGGGCGAAGCCGGTGCCCGTCATGCGCTCGAAGTTCCGGTATCCGCGGCTGATGGGCGTCGTCGTGTCGGCGGCCGGTCCGCTCAGCAACCTCCTCTTGGCGTTCGTCGGCGTCGCGGCGGAGACGGTGTTGCTGTCGACCGCAGCGCTGGAGCAGGCGCCGAGGCTGGCGCAGGCGGCGGTCCATACGTTTTTGATGTATTTCATTGGTTTGAATGGTTTTTTGTTTTTCTTCAACCTTCTTCCTTTTCCACCGCTTGACGGATACCGCATCGTCGAGGACGTCGTGCCGCGCCATGTGCGGGCGCGCCTGTCGCAATACGAACAATGGGGCGTGTTCGTTTTTCTTCTGCTCGTGTTCATTCCGCCGCTCAACCGGCTGGTGATTGGCCGGCTTTTCGACTGGAACACGGAGGTTATCGACTGGTTCCGCTCGCTGATGTCGGTTTGGCAGGGTTGA